The window TGTTCGCGAGGGATATGTCTTCATCCTCAGTGCCCTCGTTCTCGGAGGGATTCTCGGATTGGCAGTGCATCCGTATCTTGCAATACCGCTTGTCGTTCTTGCTTTTTACTTTGCTTACTTTTTCCGCAATCCGAAGAGGGAGATTCCCTCGGATCCCCTTGCCATCGTTTCCCCGGCAGATGGAACCGTACAGGAGGTCGTCTCGCTTGATGACGATGATTTTCTCAAGCAGCGGTGTAAAAAGGTCGTCATTTTCCTCTCCGTATTTGACGTTCATGTGAACCGCAGTCCCATCGAAGGCGAAATCAAGATTCAAAAATATGTTTGCGGCCGATTCAAACCAGCTTACAAAGATTCCGTGGGATTTGAAAATGAGCGCCATATGATCGGCATAGAAAATCCGCGTCTGCGCGTAACGGTCACGCAGATTGCCGGTATCTTGGCGCGGCGTATCGTTTCTTGGGTCACGCTGGACGATGTACTGGAAAAAGGCGAACTGTACGGATTGATCCGCTTCGGTTCGTGCACGGAACTCGTCGTGCCCGAAGAAGTGGAGATTTTTGTAAAGAAAGGCGACAAAGTGGTCGGCGGCGAAACCGTGATCGGGAGGCTCAGTGAGACATGTATAAAAGCTTGATTCCCAATTTATTGACTTCAGCCAATCTGGTACTAGGGTTTTGCTCGATTCTTTCCACATACAACGCCAATTATACTTGGAGCACCGTATTTATCCTGCTCGCACTTGTCGCCGACGGCTTGGATGGAAGGGCGGCACGCTTCTTCGGCGTGAGCAGTGAGATTGGCAAGGAGATGGACTCTCTATGTGACCTCGTTTCTTTCGGCGTCGCGCCGGCTTTTCTCGCCTATACCTACTGTCTCAAGGATTTCGATTACTTTGGCTGGGCGGTTGCCATTGCCTTCGCTCTTTGCGGCGCTTGGCGCTTGGCTCGTTTCAATGTGAATGTCGCCGTCGTGCACGGTTTCTTCATGGGGCTTG of the Selenomonas sputigena genome contains:
- a CDS encoding phosphatidylserine decarboxylase family protein, whose protein sequence is MSIFPVVREGYVFILSALVLGGILGLAVHPYLAIPLVVLAFYFAYFFRNPKREIPSDPLAIVSPADGTVQEVVSLDDDDFLKQRCKKVVIFLSVFDVHVNRSPIEGEIKIQKYVCGRFKPAYKDSVGFENERHMIGIENPRLRVTVTQIAGILARRIVSWVTLDDVLEKGELYGLIRFGSCTELVVPEEVEIFVKKGDKVVGGETVIGRLSETCIKA
- the pssA gene encoding CDP-diacylglycerol--serine O-phosphatidyltransferase — encoded protein: MYKSLIPNLLTSANLVLGFCSILSTYNANYTWSTVFILLALVADGLDGRAARFFGVSSEIGKEMDSLCDLVSFGVAPAFLAYTYCLKDFDYFGWAVAIAFALCGAWRLARFNVNVAVVHGFFMGLAIPAGGCLVATAIWFFRSIGMETSSLEPAFPLVMIVVAYLMISEVHYPDFKGKGEKIFLASKIFAVLFFAAILFLGREAIVSAVLFAVFSTYSVFGLFNFSLSLLFRK